One Vitis vinifera cultivar Pinot Noir 40024 chromosome 8, ASM3070453v1 genomic window carries:
- the LOC100254789 gene encoding uncharacterized protein LOC100254789 isoform X2, protein MARIPIALLGLLLFYFWAAMAEAKYMKYKDPKQPLNTRIKDLMSRMTLEEKIGQMVQIDRTVASAEVMKKYLIGSILSGGGSVPAKQASAETWIEMVNDFQKGCLSTRLGIPMIYGIDAVHGHNNVYKATIFPHNVGLGATRDPELVKRIGAATALEVRATGIPYVFAPCIAVCRDPRWGRCFESYSEDPKVVRAMTEIVPGLQGDLPPGYQKGIPYVAGNKKVAACAKHYVGDGGTTEGINENNTVISRHGLLSIHMGGYYTSIIKGVSTVMISYSSWNGKKMHANQELITGFLKNTLRFRGFVISDWQGIDRITSPPHANYSYSIEAGIKAGIDMIMVPYNYTEFIDGLTYQVKSKIIPMSRIDDAVRRILRVKFVMGLFESPLADHSLVHELGSQVHRELAREAVRKSLVLLKNGEPADKPLLPLPKKAPKILVAGTHADNLGNQCGGWTIEWQGLSGNNLTSGTTILSAIKKTVDPKTEVVYKENPDLSYVKSSKFSYAIVVVGEPPYAETFGDNLNLTIPDPGPSIITNVCGAVKCVVIVISGRPLVIQPYVDQIDALVAAWLPGTEGQGVADVLFGDYGFTGKLSRTWFRTVEQLPMNVGDRHYDPLFPFGFGLTTEPTKA, encoded by the exons ATGGCGAGAATTCCCATTGCTTTGTTGGGGCTTCTGCTTTTCTATTTCTGGGCAGCCATGGCAGAAGCAAAATACATGAAGTATAAGGATCCAAAACAACCATTGAATACTCGAATCAAGGACCTAATGAGCCGAATGACACTAGAGGAAAAGATTGGCCAAATGGTGCAAATTGACCGCACTGTTGCATCTGCTGAAGTGATGAAGAAGTATCTAATTG GGAGTATATTGAGTGGTGGAGGGAGTGTTCCTGCTAAACAAGCTTCTGCAGAGACATGGATTGAAATGGTGAATGATTTCCAAAAGGGTTGTTTATCAACCCGTCTTGGAATTCCAATGATTTATGGGATTGATGCTGTTCATGGTCACAACAATGTTTACAAGGCAACAATCTTTCCTCACAATGTTGGGCTTGGAGCTACCAG GGACCCTGAACTTGTTAAGAGGATTGGAGCTGCAACTGCTCTTGAAGTTAGAGCTACAGGCATTCCTTATGTTTTTGCACCATGTATTGCG GTTTGCAGAGATCCAAGATGGGGTCGGTGTTTTGAAAGCTACAGTGAAGATCCCAAAGTTGTTCGAGCAATGACCGAGATTGTACCTGGACTACAAGGAGACCTTCCTCCTGGTTATCAGAAGGGCATTCCATATGTCGCTGGAAA CAAAAAGGTTGCTGCTTGTGCTAAGCACTATGTGGGAGATGGTGGAACAACCGAGGGTATCAATGAAAACAACACCGTGATAAGCAGACATGGATTGCTCAGCATTCACATGGGTGGCTACTACACCTCAATTATCAAGGGTGTATCAACTGTCATGATCTCCTACTCAAGCTGGAATGGGAAGAAGATGCATGCTAACCAAGAACTTATCACTGGTTTTCTCAAGAACACACTTCGCTTCAGG GGTTTTGTCATCTCAGATTGGCAGGGTATTGATAGGATCACCTCTCCACCCCATGCTAACTACTCATATTCCATTGAAGCTGGAATAAAAGCTGGCATTGACATG ATCATGGTTCCATACAACTATACAGAGTTCATCGATGGTCTAACCTACCAGGTGAAGAGCAAAATTATTCCCATGAGCCGAATTGATGATGCAGTGAGAAGGATTTTGCGGGTTAAATTTGTGATGGGTCTTTTTGAGAGTCCATTGGCTGACCACAGCCTGGTCCACGAGCTAGGAAGTCAG GTACATAGAGAGTTGGCAAGGGAAGCTGTGAGGAAATCACTTGTCCTTCTGAAGAATGGCGAGCCTGCTGATAAGCCATTGCTGCCCCTTCCCAAGAAGGCACCAAAAATACTTGTTGCTGGAACTCATGCAGACAATCTGGGCAATCAGTGTGGTGGGTGGACTATTGAGTGGCAGGGACTCAGTGGCAATAACCTTACAAGTG GTACCACGATCCTCAGCGCCATAAAGAAGACAGTTGATCCAAAAACCGAAGTCGTCTACAAAGAGAACCCTGATCTTAGCTATGTCAAGTCCAGCAAATTCTCCTATGCCATTGTTGTGGTGGGAGAACCCCCATATGCAGAGACATTTGGTGACAACTTGAATTTGACAATCCCTGACCCTGGGCCAAGCATCATCACAAACGTCTGTGGAGCTGTGAAGTGTGTTGTCATTGTCATCTCTGGTCGTCCTTTGGTTATACAACCATATGTTGATCAAATTGATGCCCTTGTTGCTGCTTGGCTCCCAGGAACAGAAGGCCAGGGTGTTGCAGATGTTTTGTTTGGCGACTATGGCTTCACTGGGAAACTTTCCCGGACTTGGTTCAGGACTGTTGAACAGCTCCCAATGAATGTTGGGGATCGGCATTACGACCCGCTCTTCCCATTCGGGTTTGGTCTCACCACTGAACCTACCAAGGCCTAA
- the LOC100259905 gene encoding vicilin-like seed storage protein At2g18540, producing the protein MEDNSESIAKEQERVEKEEVHVQVKNKVKEPNKEKEEKEEMELELKKKSVVKENPKHKEGKEGKHKEKDGEKGKGKETEKKEKESKEKEEVKEKKKKDEGEKHGRKEKDGAKKKEKEVEDAVGEQREDSEIAGKMKEKGDKNKEKKEKKDKEKEKKKKKEKVGKSEEEENKEEKKIKDEKEKKEDNKDSKAEKDQKESKDEEVSVKEEETHKEKGEEGKKKGKVKKEKEKKVKDKEEKTEVEKEKGKEDEKVEKKKKTKDKEKKEKKHSDEVDEEKCKGEVTTREVEIEGSVNDLDQEEKKPKEEEEEKVKEGKEKKKEKEKGKEKSVEKKRKLEGKEKGKDVGKLQQKLDKINAKIEALMEEKADIMRQMKEPGEETHVST; encoded by the coding sequence ATGGAAGACAATTCTGAATCCATTGCTAAGGAACAAGAAAGGGTGGAAAAGGAGGAAGTCCATGTCCAAGTGAAGAACAAGGTTAAAGAACCAAATaaagagaaggaagagaagGAGGAGATGGAGCttgaattgaagaaaaaatcaGTGGTGAAAGAAAATCCGAAACATAAAGAAGGCAAGGAGGGAAAACATAAAGAGAAAGATGGGGAGAAAGGGAAGGGGAAAGAGacagagaaaaaggaaaaagaaagcaagGAGAAGGAAGAGgtcaaagagaaaaagaaaaaggatgaaGGTGAAAAGCAtggaaggaaagagaaagaTGGGGctaagaagaaggaaaaagaggTCGAGGATGCTGTGGGTGAACAGCGGGAGGATAGTGAAATAGCtgggaaaatgaaggaaaaaggagataaaaataaggagaaaaaagaaaagaaagacaaggaaaaagagaagaagaagaagaaagagaaagttggTAAGTCAGAGGAAGAAGAGAataaagaggagaaaaaaataaaagatgaaaaagagaagaaagaggaTAACAAGGACTCGAAGGCAGAAAAAGATCAGAAAGAAAGCAAAGATGAAGAAGTGAGTGTCAAGGAAGAGGAAACACACAAAGAGAAAGGTGAAGaagggaagaagaaagggaaagtgaagaaggagaaagagaagaaggTCAAAGACAAAGAAGAGAAGACAGAAGTAGAGAAGGAGAAGGGAAAAGAAGATGAGAAagtagagaaaaagaagaaaacaaaagacaaggagaagaaagagaagaagcaTAGTGATGAAGTGGATGAAGAGAAGTGCAAAGGTGAGGTTACCACAAGGGAGGTAGAGATAGAAGGAAGTGTTAATGATTTAGATCAGGAAGAGAAGAAGccaaaagaagaggaagaagaaaaggtGAAGGAGggtaaggagaagaagaaagaaaaagaaaaaggcaaggAAAAGAGTgtggagaagaagagaaaacttGAGGGGAAGGAGAAGGGCAAGGATGTCGGGAAACTACAGCAGAAGTTGGATAAGATCAATGCCAAAATAGAAGCTCTCATGGAGGAAAAGGCAGACATCATGAGGCAAATGAAGGAACCAGGGGAGGAGACTCATGTCTCCACATAG
- the LOC100254789 gene encoding uncharacterized protein LOC100254789 isoform X1, with product MSQTDAKWGLFPFVFSAAKQSLRFYGFELMTMMLLMMVVVVVMLMIKQKMARIPIALLGLLLFYFWAAMAEAKYMKYKDPKQPLNTRIKDLMSRMTLEEKIGQMVQIDRTVASAEVMKKYLIGSILSGGGSVPAKQASAETWIEMVNDFQKGCLSTRLGIPMIYGIDAVHGHNNVYKATIFPHNVGLGATRDPELVKRIGAATALEVRATGIPYVFAPCIAVCRDPRWGRCFESYSEDPKVVRAMTEIVPGLQGDLPPGYQKGIPYVAGNKKVAACAKHYVGDGGTTEGINENNTVISRHGLLSIHMGGYYTSIIKGVSTVMISYSSWNGKKMHANQELITGFLKNTLRFRGFVISDWQGIDRITSPPHANYSYSIEAGIKAGIDMIMVPYNYTEFIDGLTYQVKSKIIPMSRIDDAVRRILRVKFVMGLFESPLADHSLVHELGSQVHRELAREAVRKSLVLLKNGEPADKPLLPLPKKAPKILVAGTHADNLGNQCGGWTIEWQGLSGNNLTSGTTILSAIKKTVDPKTEVVYKENPDLSYVKSSKFSYAIVVVGEPPYAETFGDNLNLTIPDPGPSIITNVCGAVKCVVIVISGRPLVIQPYVDQIDALVAAWLPGTEGQGVADVLFGDYGFTGKLSRTWFRTVEQLPMNVGDRHYDPLFPFGFGLTTEPTKA from the exons ATGTCCCAGACAGATGCAAAATGGGGGCTTTTTCCCTTCGTTTTCTCAGCGGCCAAACAGAGCTTACGCTTCTATGGCTTTGAGTTGATGACTATGATGTTGTtgatgatggtggtggtggtggtgatgctGATGATT AAGCAGAAAATGGCGAGAATTCCCATTGCTTTGTTGGGGCTTCTGCTTTTCTATTTCTGGGCAGCCATGGCAGAAGCAAAATACATGAAGTATAAGGATCCAAAACAACCATTGAATACTCGAATCAAGGACCTAATGAGCCGAATGACACTAGAGGAAAAGATTGGCCAAATGGTGCAAATTGACCGCACTGTTGCATCTGCTGAAGTGATGAAGAAGTATCTAATTG GGAGTATATTGAGTGGTGGAGGGAGTGTTCCTGCTAAACAAGCTTCTGCAGAGACATGGATTGAAATGGTGAATGATTTCCAAAAGGGTTGTTTATCAACCCGTCTTGGAATTCCAATGATTTATGGGATTGATGCTGTTCATGGTCACAACAATGTTTACAAGGCAACAATCTTTCCTCACAATGTTGGGCTTGGAGCTACCAG GGACCCTGAACTTGTTAAGAGGATTGGAGCTGCAACTGCTCTTGAAGTTAGAGCTACAGGCATTCCTTATGTTTTTGCACCATGTATTGCG GTTTGCAGAGATCCAAGATGGGGTCGGTGTTTTGAAAGCTACAGTGAAGATCCCAAAGTTGTTCGAGCAATGACCGAGATTGTACCTGGACTACAAGGAGACCTTCCTCCTGGTTATCAGAAGGGCATTCCATATGTCGCTGGAAA CAAAAAGGTTGCTGCTTGTGCTAAGCACTATGTGGGAGATGGTGGAACAACCGAGGGTATCAATGAAAACAACACCGTGATAAGCAGACATGGATTGCTCAGCATTCACATGGGTGGCTACTACACCTCAATTATCAAGGGTGTATCAACTGTCATGATCTCCTACTCAAGCTGGAATGGGAAGAAGATGCATGCTAACCAAGAACTTATCACTGGTTTTCTCAAGAACACACTTCGCTTCAGG GGTTTTGTCATCTCAGATTGGCAGGGTATTGATAGGATCACCTCTCCACCCCATGCTAACTACTCATATTCCATTGAAGCTGGAATAAAAGCTGGCATTGACATG ATCATGGTTCCATACAACTATACAGAGTTCATCGATGGTCTAACCTACCAGGTGAAGAGCAAAATTATTCCCATGAGCCGAATTGATGATGCAGTGAGAAGGATTTTGCGGGTTAAATTTGTGATGGGTCTTTTTGAGAGTCCATTGGCTGACCACAGCCTGGTCCACGAGCTAGGAAGTCAG GTACATAGAGAGTTGGCAAGGGAAGCTGTGAGGAAATCACTTGTCCTTCTGAAGAATGGCGAGCCTGCTGATAAGCCATTGCTGCCCCTTCCCAAGAAGGCACCAAAAATACTTGTTGCTGGAACTCATGCAGACAATCTGGGCAATCAGTGTGGTGGGTGGACTATTGAGTGGCAGGGACTCAGTGGCAATAACCTTACAAGTG GTACCACGATCCTCAGCGCCATAAAGAAGACAGTTGATCCAAAAACCGAAGTCGTCTACAAAGAGAACCCTGATCTTAGCTATGTCAAGTCCAGCAAATTCTCCTATGCCATTGTTGTGGTGGGAGAACCCCCATATGCAGAGACATTTGGTGACAACTTGAATTTGACAATCCCTGACCCTGGGCCAAGCATCATCACAAACGTCTGTGGAGCTGTGAAGTGTGTTGTCATTGTCATCTCTGGTCGTCCTTTGGTTATACAACCATATGTTGATCAAATTGATGCCCTTGTTGCTGCTTGGCTCCCAGGAACAGAAGGCCAGGGTGTTGCAGATGTTTTGTTTGGCGACTATGGCTTCACTGGGAAACTTTCCCGGACTTGGTTCAGGACTGTTGAACAGCTCCCAATGAATGTTGGGGATCGGCATTACGACCCGCTCTTCCCATTCGGGTTTGGTCTCACCACTGAACCTACCAAGGCCTAA